A single genomic interval of Devosia oryziradicis harbors:
- a CDS encoding N-acetylmuramic acid 6-phosphate etherase, with amino-acid sequence MSATRTEMIHASAKGFDTRRPEEALAILAEAQVDAARAVQAAVPYIARAAHLAADCIRAGGRLVYVAAGSSGLMALADALELPGTYGLAGERIKVLLAGGVAGLTNMAGAPEDDADAARAEIAEAGAGPGDCIIALTASGYTPYPMAAVEAARAAGARTIGISNNEGAPLFDRVDVAICLPTPPEVIAGSTRMGAGTAQKIALNMLSTMMAVHLGHVHDGFMVNLVADNTKLRERARRIVMAVSEVPEDRAAAALDKAGGAVKVAILLAVGAVDVRSAEALLTENAGHLRPSLKALGR; translated from the coding sequence ATGAGCGCGACCCGAACCGAGATGATCCATGCGAGCGCCAAAGGCTTCGACACCCGTCGGCCGGAAGAGGCGTTGGCGATTCTGGCTGAGGCGCAGGTCGACGCTGCGCGCGCCGTGCAGGCGGCCGTACCATACATCGCCAGGGCGGCGCATTTGGCAGCCGACTGCATCCGCGCGGGAGGCAGGCTGGTCTATGTGGCGGCGGGCAGTTCAGGTTTGATGGCGCTCGCCGATGCACTGGAGTTGCCGGGGACGTATGGCCTGGCAGGCGAACGCATCAAGGTGTTGCTGGCCGGCGGTGTTGCCGGATTGACCAACATGGCGGGGGCGCCCGAAGACGATGCGGATGCGGCTCGTGCCGAGATTGCGGAGGCCGGGGCTGGGCCGGGGGACTGCATCATCGCGCTGACGGCCAGCGGCTATACGCCTTACCCGATGGCGGCAGTGGAGGCAGCGCGGGCTGCAGGAGCCAGGACGATTGGCATCAGCAACAATGAGGGGGCGCCGCTCTTCGACAGGGTCGACGTCGCCATCTGCCTGCCGACGCCGCCGGAGGTGATTGCCGGGTCGACCCGCATGGGCGCGGGGACGGCACAGAAGATTGCGCTCAATATGCTCTCGACCATGATGGCGGTTCATCTGGGGCATGTGCATGACGGCTTCATGGTCAACCTGGTAGCCGACAATACCAAACTGCGCGAACGAGCCAGACGCATCGTTATGGCAGTAAGCGAGGTCCCGGAAGATCGGGCCGCCGCGGCGCTGGACAAAGCCGGCGGGGCAGTGAAGGTGGCGATCTTGCTTGCGGTTGGAGCCGTCGATGTCCGCAGTGCCGAGGCTCTGCTCACCGAGAACGCCGGCCACCTGCGGCCATCGCTGAAGGCGCTGGGCCGGTAG
- a CDS encoding SRPBCC family protein — translation MTITLPTQDTDRDLVLSRVLNAPRDKVYQCWTQPDLLKQWFAPKPWTTPKIVTDFRVGGGSLFTMADEDGNEYPNAGQYLEIVPNEKLVFTDAYTGDWAPSAKPFFTAILTFEDAGEGKTRYTAIARHWSAEDATAHKQMGFHEGWGLCAAQLEELAARI, via the coding sequence ATGACCATCACCCTTCCCACCCAGGATACTGATCGCGATCTCGTACTGAGCCGCGTGCTCAATGCGCCGCGCGACAAGGTCTATCAGTGCTGGACCCAGCCGGACCTGCTCAAGCAGTGGTTTGCGCCCAAGCCCTGGACCACGCCCAAGATAGTGACGGACTTCCGCGTCGGTGGCGGCAGCCTTTTCACCATGGCTGACGAGGACGGCAACGAGTATCCCAATGCCGGCCAATACCTGGAGATCGTGCCCAACGAGAAGCTGGTCTTCACCGACGCTTATACCGGCGACTGGGCGCCTTCGGCCAAGCCCTTCTTCACCGCCATCCTGACGTTCGAGGACGCCGGAGAGGGCAAGACCCGGTACACAGCAATCGCCCGACACTGGAGCGCCGAAGACGCGACGGCGCACAAGCAGATGGGTTTCCATGAAGGCTGGGGCCTATGCGCCGCCCAGCTCGAAGAACTGGCGGCACGCATCTGA